One Amaranthus tricolor cultivar Red isolate AtriRed21 chromosome 1, ASM2621246v1, whole genome shotgun sequence DNA window includes the following coding sequences:
- the LOC130805966 gene encoding putative wall-associated receptor kinase-like 16 isoform X3, whose amino-acid sequence MSFVIVLLLFVVLAPVIAGQVIDSNCTAMCGNITIPYPFGVEDGCFFNEHTDNHTYFKIRCINNVPIHGKNFEVIQISLEANEIRMNAYTSATCYSGSKQDQSFISSLSLRKFRISGTKNALVVMGYNTYGWFSGIRKGKSAAFAIAKDAFKFRKSDLNNTFEHYNNSKVPVVYNWGIGYKSCADARADDEFLCKNNTQCDDSGDQVGYRCNCKKGFSGNPYLPQGCTDMNECSNGGINACEKPEYCVNTVGGYQCRCPKGYHGNATKHNPCIPTTSSKRWLMPVLVTAGVGLVIITILVIGFIWHWKRGQRQLKEMQQRCFRQNGGEILNQLQNGSEVLGIFTLQQLANATNNFSVKNIVGRGGFGIVYKGFLSNNFVAIKKSIKVDPDQVKQFVTEILMLSKIKHKHVVKLLGCCLEDEVPLLVYEFINNATLYHHLHSDTRATTLTWSIRLQIASEVADALCHLHHGLDNQCIIHRDMKTMNILLDDTYTAKVADFGASRLVAFDQRRVSLKMIGTWGYLDPEYMQTCELTEKSDVYSFGVVLLELLTRKKVVSDDRPEKERFLSNHFFVKVNEGHLRHILDKNIEWNESTFKEAEQVANLAKSCLKYKGEDRPTMEDVSRELKGMTENITHPWKKDVDPQIREDCESLISSTERSDNVCCSSGNDSTIYHSSLKSSLEIEK is encoded by the exons ATGAGCTTCGTAATAGTACtcttgttgtttgttgttttagCTCCAGTGATTGCGGGGCAAGTGATTGATTCGAACTGCACAGCTATGTGCGGAAACATTACCATACCTTACCCATTTGGTGTGGAAGATGGATGTTTCTTTAACGAGCACACTGACAATCATACATACTTCAAAATTCGTTGTATTAACAATGTGCCCATTCATGGTAAAAACTTTGAAGTAATACAAATATCGTTGGAAGCTAATGAGATACGCATGAATGCTTATACATCTGCAACTTGTTACAGCGGCAGTAAACAAGATCAGAGTTTTATAAGCAGTTTAAGTCTGAGAAAATTTAGAATATCTGGCACAAAAAATGCGTTAGTTGTGATGGGATATAACACCTACGGTTGGTTTTCCGGGATCAGGAAAGGAAAAAG TGCTGCTTTTGCAATCGCTAAAGACGCTTTTAAATTTCGAAAAAGTGACTTGAACAACACATTTGAACACTACAATAACAGCAAAGTTCCAGTAGTGTACAATTGGGGTATTGGATACAAAAGCTGTGCAGATGCACGAGCAGATGATGAGTTTTTGTGCAAAAACAACACACAGTGTGATGATTCAGGGGATCAAGTGGGATATCGTTGCAATTGCAAGAAGGGCTTTTCAGGGAATCCTTATCTTCCCCAAGGATGCACAG ATATGAACGAGTGCAGCAATGGCGGAATAAATGCTTGCGAGAAACCAGAATATTGTGTGAACACAGTGGGAGGTTATCAATGCAGATGTCCAAAGGGCTACCACGGGAATGCCACAAAGCATAATCCCTGCATACCTACTACTTCTTCAAAGCGTTGGCTCATGCCGGTTCTGGTCACTGCAG GCGTTGGTCTTGTAATCATAACGATACTTGTGATTGGGTTTATTTGGCATTGGAAACGTGGACAAAGACAGCTCAAAGAAATGCAACAAAGATGTTTTCGACAAAATGGCGGTGAAATTCTAAACCAGTTACAAAATGGGTCTGAAGTACTAGGAATTTTTACCCTGCAACAACTTGCAAATGCGACTAACAATTTTAGCGTCAAAAATATAGTCGGAAGAGGAGGATTTGGCATTGTTTACAAGggatttttatcaaataattttgTAGCTATCAAGAAATCAATCAAAGTAGATCCTGACCAAGTTAAACAATTTGTCACAGAAATTCTAATGTTGTCAAAAATCAAGCATAAACACGTAGTCAAGTTACTAGGATGTTGTCTAGAAGACGAAGTCCCATTATTGGTATATGAATTCATCAACAACGCCACGCTTTATCACCATTTACATAGCGATACAAGAGCGACCACATTAACGTGGTCAATTCGTTTGCAAATAGCATCTGAAGTTGCTGATGCGCTTTGTCATCTACACCATGGATTAGATAACCAATGTATCATTCATAGAGATATGAAAACGATGAATATACTTTTAGATGATACGTACACAGCTAAAGTCGCAGACTTTGGAGCTTCAAGGTTGGTTGCATTTGATCAACGAAGAGTATCTTTAAAGATGATAGGAACATGGGGTTATTTGGATCCTGAATACATGCAGACATGTGAACTAACTGAAAAGAGTGATGTTTACAGTTTCGGTGTTGTGTTATTGGAACTTCTAACCAGAAAGAAAGTTGTTTCAGATGATAGGCCAGAAAAAGAGAGATTTCTTTCTAATCATTTCTTTGTTAAGGTGAATGAAGGCCACTTGCGCCacattttggacaaaaatataGAGTGGAACGAGAGTACATTTAAGGAAGCAGAGCAAGTGGCAAATTTAGCTAAGTCTTGTTTGAAGTATAAAGGAGAAGATAGGCCTACCATGGAGGATGTTTCAAGAGAATTGAAGGGAATGACAGAAAATATTACGCATCCGTGGAAGAAAGATGTTGATCCACAAATTCGAGAAGATTGTGAGTCTTTAATCTCAAGTACTGAAAGATCAGATAATGTTTGTTGCAGCAGTGGTAATGACTCAACTATTTATCACTCGTCTTTAAAGTCATCCTTGGAAATTGAGAAGTAA
- the LOC130805966 gene encoding putative wall-associated receptor kinase-like 16 isoform X1, which yields MSFVIVLLLFVVLAPVIAGQVIDSNCTAMCGNITIPYPFGVEDGCFFNEHTDNHTYFKIRCINNVPIHGKNFEVIQISLEANEIRMNAYTSATCYSGSKQDQSFISSLSLRKFRISGTKNALVVMGYNTYGWFSGIRKGKRYDTGCMTICNDYEDVVDGDCNGIGCCEASLPDGITGMNITIGSFQNLIPVNFNACSAAFAIAKDAFKFRKSDLNNTFEHYNNSKVPVVYNWGIGYKSCADARADDEFLCKNNTQCDDSGDQVGYRCNCKKGFSGNPYLPQGCTDMNECSNGGINACEKPEYCVNTVGGYQCRCPKGYHGNATKHNPCIPTTSSKRWLMPVLVTAGVGLVIITILVIGFIWHWKRGQRQLKEMQQRCFRQNGGEILNQLQNGSEVLGIFTLQQLANATNNFSVKNIVGRGGFGIVYKGFLSNNFVAIKKSIKVDPDQVKQFVTEILMLSKIKHKHVVKLLGCCLEDEVPLLVYEFINNATLYHHLHSDTRATTLTWSIRLQIASEVADALCHLHHGLDNQCIIHRDMKTMNILLDDTYTAKVADFGASRLVAFDQRRVSLKMIGTWGYLDPEYMQTCELTEKSDVYSFGVVLLELLTRKKVVSDDRPEKERFLSNHFFVKVNEGHLRHILDKNIEWNESTFKEAEQVANLAKSCLKYKGEDRPTMEDVSRELKGMTENITHPWKKDVDPQIREDCESLISSTERSDNVCCSSGNDSTIYHSSLKSSLEIEK from the exons ATGAGCTTCGTAATAGTACtcttgttgtttgttgttttagCTCCAGTGATTGCGGGGCAAGTGATTGATTCGAACTGCACAGCTATGTGCGGAAACATTACCATACCTTACCCATTTGGTGTGGAAGATGGATGTTTCTTTAACGAGCACACTGACAATCATACATACTTCAAAATTCGTTGTATTAACAATGTGCCCATTCATGGTAAAAACTTTGAAGTAATACAAATATCGTTGGAAGCTAATGAGATACGCATGAATGCTTATACATCTGCAACTTGTTACAGCGGCAGTAAACAAGATCAGAGTTTTATAAGCAGTTTAAGTCTGAGAAAATTTAGAATATCTGGCACAAAAAATGCGTTAGTTGTGATGGGATATAACACCTACGGTTGGTTTTCCGGGATCAGGAAAGGAAAAAGGTACGATACTGGTTGTATGACTATCTGCAATGATTATGAAGATGTGGTTGATGGTGATTGCAACGGGATTGGCTGCTGTGAAGCCTCACTACCCGATGGAATTACTGGCATGAACATTACAATAGGAAGCTTTCAAAACCTTATTCCTGTGAATTTTAATGCGTGCAGTGCTGCTTTTGCAATCGCTAAAGACGCTTTTAAATTTCGAAAAAGTGACTTGAACAACACATTTGAACACTACAATAACAGCAAAGTTCCAGTAGTGTACAATTGGGGTATTGGATACAAAAGCTGTGCAGATGCACGAGCAGATGATGAGTTTTTGTGCAAAAACAACACACAGTGTGATGATTCAGGGGATCAAGTGGGATATCGTTGCAATTGCAAGAAGGGCTTTTCAGGGAATCCTTATCTTCCCCAAGGATGCACAG ATATGAACGAGTGCAGCAATGGCGGAATAAATGCTTGCGAGAAACCAGAATATTGTGTGAACACAGTGGGAGGTTATCAATGCAGATGTCCAAAGGGCTACCACGGGAATGCCACAAAGCATAATCCCTGCATACCTACTACTTCTTCAAAGCGTTGGCTCATGCCGGTTCTGGTCACTGCAG GCGTTGGTCTTGTAATCATAACGATACTTGTGATTGGGTTTATTTGGCATTGGAAACGTGGACAAAGACAGCTCAAAGAAATGCAACAAAGATGTTTTCGACAAAATGGCGGTGAAATTCTAAACCAGTTACAAAATGGGTCTGAAGTACTAGGAATTTTTACCCTGCAACAACTTGCAAATGCGACTAACAATTTTAGCGTCAAAAATATAGTCGGAAGAGGAGGATTTGGCATTGTTTACAAGggatttttatcaaataattttgTAGCTATCAAGAAATCAATCAAAGTAGATCCTGACCAAGTTAAACAATTTGTCACAGAAATTCTAATGTTGTCAAAAATCAAGCATAAACACGTAGTCAAGTTACTAGGATGTTGTCTAGAAGACGAAGTCCCATTATTGGTATATGAATTCATCAACAACGCCACGCTTTATCACCATTTACATAGCGATACAAGAGCGACCACATTAACGTGGTCAATTCGTTTGCAAATAGCATCTGAAGTTGCTGATGCGCTTTGTCATCTACACCATGGATTAGATAACCAATGTATCATTCATAGAGATATGAAAACGATGAATATACTTTTAGATGATACGTACACAGCTAAAGTCGCAGACTTTGGAGCTTCAAGGTTGGTTGCATTTGATCAACGAAGAGTATCTTTAAAGATGATAGGAACATGGGGTTATTTGGATCCTGAATACATGCAGACATGTGAACTAACTGAAAAGAGTGATGTTTACAGTTTCGGTGTTGTGTTATTGGAACTTCTAACCAGAAAGAAAGTTGTTTCAGATGATAGGCCAGAAAAAGAGAGATTTCTTTCTAATCATTTCTTTGTTAAGGTGAATGAAGGCCACTTGCGCCacattttggacaaaaatataGAGTGGAACGAGAGTACATTTAAGGAAGCAGAGCAAGTGGCAAATTTAGCTAAGTCTTGTTTGAAGTATAAAGGAGAAGATAGGCCTACCATGGAGGATGTTTCAAGAGAATTGAAGGGAATGACAGAAAATATTACGCATCCGTGGAAGAAAGATGTTGATCCACAAATTCGAGAAGATTGTGAGTCTTTAATCTCAAGTACTGAAAGATCAGATAATGTTTGTTGCAGCAGTGGTAATGACTCAACTATTTATCACTCGTCTTTAAAGTCATCCTTGGAAATTGAGAAGTAA
- the LOC130805966 gene encoding putative wall-associated receptor kinase-like 16 isoform X2: MCGNITIPYPFGVEDGCFFNEHTDNHTYFKIRCINNVPIHGKNFEVIQISLEANEIRMNAYTSATCYSGSKQDQSFISSLSLRKFRISGTKNALVVMGYNTYGWFSGIRKGKRYDTGCMTICNDYEDVVDGDCNGIGCCEASLPDGITGMNITIGSFQNLIPVNFNACSAAFAIAKDAFKFRKSDLNNTFEHYNNSKVPVVYNWGIGYKSCADARADDEFLCKNNTQCDDSGDQVGYRCNCKKGFSGNPYLPQGCTDMNECSNGGINACEKPEYCVNTVGGYQCRCPKGYHGNATKHNPCIPTTSSKRWLMPVLVTAGVGLVIITILVIGFIWHWKRGQRQLKEMQQRCFRQNGGEILNQLQNGSEVLGIFTLQQLANATNNFSVKNIVGRGGFGIVYKGFLSNNFVAIKKSIKVDPDQVKQFVTEILMLSKIKHKHVVKLLGCCLEDEVPLLVYEFINNATLYHHLHSDTRATTLTWSIRLQIASEVADALCHLHHGLDNQCIIHRDMKTMNILLDDTYTAKVADFGASRLVAFDQRRVSLKMIGTWGYLDPEYMQTCELTEKSDVYSFGVVLLELLTRKKVVSDDRPEKERFLSNHFFVKVNEGHLRHILDKNIEWNESTFKEAEQVANLAKSCLKYKGEDRPTMEDVSRELKGMTENITHPWKKDVDPQIREDCESLISSTERSDNVCCSSGNDSTIYHSSLKSSLEIEK; encoded by the exons ATGTGCGGAAACATTACCATACCTTACCCATTTGGTGTGGAAGATGGATGTTTCTTTAACGAGCACACTGACAATCATACATACTTCAAAATTCGTTGTATTAACAATGTGCCCATTCATGGTAAAAACTTTGAAGTAATACAAATATCGTTGGAAGCTAATGAGATACGCATGAATGCTTATACATCTGCAACTTGTTACAGCGGCAGTAAACAAGATCAGAGTTTTATAAGCAGTTTAAGTCTGAGAAAATTTAGAATATCTGGCACAAAAAATGCGTTAGTTGTGATGGGATATAACACCTACGGTTGGTTTTCCGGGATCAGGAAAGGAAAAAGGTACGATACTGGTTGTATGACTATCTGCAATGATTATGAAGATGTGGTTGATGGTGATTGCAACGGGATTGGCTGCTGTGAAGCCTCACTACCCGATGGAATTACTGGCATGAACATTACAATAGGAAGCTTTCAAAACCTTATTCCTGTGAATTTTAATGCGTGCAGTGCTGCTTTTGCAATCGCTAAAGACGCTTTTAAATTTCGAAAAAGTGACTTGAACAACACATTTGAACACTACAATAACAGCAAAGTTCCAGTAGTGTACAATTGGGGTATTGGATACAAAAGCTGTGCAGATGCACGAGCAGATGATGAGTTTTTGTGCAAAAACAACACACAGTGTGATGATTCAGGGGATCAAGTGGGATATCGTTGCAATTGCAAGAAGGGCTTTTCAGGGAATCCTTATCTTCCCCAAGGATGCACAG ATATGAACGAGTGCAGCAATGGCGGAATAAATGCTTGCGAGAAACCAGAATATTGTGTGAACACAGTGGGAGGTTATCAATGCAGATGTCCAAAGGGCTACCACGGGAATGCCACAAAGCATAATCCCTGCATACCTACTACTTCTTCAAAGCGTTGGCTCATGCCGGTTCTGGTCACTGCAG GCGTTGGTCTTGTAATCATAACGATACTTGTGATTGGGTTTATTTGGCATTGGAAACGTGGACAAAGACAGCTCAAAGAAATGCAACAAAGATGTTTTCGACAAAATGGCGGTGAAATTCTAAACCAGTTACAAAATGGGTCTGAAGTACTAGGAATTTTTACCCTGCAACAACTTGCAAATGCGACTAACAATTTTAGCGTCAAAAATATAGTCGGAAGAGGAGGATTTGGCATTGTTTACAAGggatttttatcaaataattttgTAGCTATCAAGAAATCAATCAAAGTAGATCCTGACCAAGTTAAACAATTTGTCACAGAAATTCTAATGTTGTCAAAAATCAAGCATAAACACGTAGTCAAGTTACTAGGATGTTGTCTAGAAGACGAAGTCCCATTATTGGTATATGAATTCATCAACAACGCCACGCTTTATCACCATTTACATAGCGATACAAGAGCGACCACATTAACGTGGTCAATTCGTTTGCAAATAGCATCTGAAGTTGCTGATGCGCTTTGTCATCTACACCATGGATTAGATAACCAATGTATCATTCATAGAGATATGAAAACGATGAATATACTTTTAGATGATACGTACACAGCTAAAGTCGCAGACTTTGGAGCTTCAAGGTTGGTTGCATTTGATCAACGAAGAGTATCTTTAAAGATGATAGGAACATGGGGTTATTTGGATCCTGAATACATGCAGACATGTGAACTAACTGAAAAGAGTGATGTTTACAGTTTCGGTGTTGTGTTATTGGAACTTCTAACCAGAAAGAAAGTTGTTTCAGATGATAGGCCAGAAAAAGAGAGATTTCTTTCTAATCATTTCTTTGTTAAGGTGAATGAAGGCCACTTGCGCCacattttggacaaaaatataGAGTGGAACGAGAGTACATTTAAGGAAGCAGAGCAAGTGGCAAATTTAGCTAAGTCTTGTTTGAAGTATAAAGGAGAAGATAGGCCTACCATGGAGGATGTTTCAAGAGAATTGAAGGGAATGACAGAAAATATTACGCATCCGTGGAAGAAAGATGTTGATCCACAAATTCGAGAAGATTGTGAGTCTTTAATCTCAAGTACTGAAAGATCAGATAATGTTTGTTGCAGCAGTGGTAATGACTCAACTATTTATCACTCGTCTTTAAAGTCATCCTTGGAAATTGAGAAGTAA